In Brevibacillus brevis, a genomic segment contains:
- a CDS encoding Gmad2 immunoglobulin-like domain-containing protein has translation MKKIGVLLFAVLLLQGCASDQATSPGTDAEPQKPPVAEQPQTPAEPSEQPSTQEPQSPDSTTGEGKKDSEKQDVYANDLFRQVTVKKTGTDTFEVKGQAQVFEGVVSYVVEDGHNELVKGSIQTSAGAPAWGDFTHTLTVKKADPNTTLTLILFETSAKDGSRRSELILPLPE, from the coding sequence ATGAAAAAAATCGGGGTCCTCCTCTTCGCCGTCTTGCTTTTGCAAGGGTGTGCCAGCGATCAGGCGACCAGTCCCGGCACCGACGCCGAGCCGCAAAAACCACCCGTGGCCGAGCAGCCGCAAACACCGGCGGAACCGTCCGAACAGCCTTCCACGCAAGAACCGCAATCTCCTGACAGCACGACCGGCGAGGGCAAAAAAGACTCAGAGAAGCAAGATGTGTACGCCAACGATCTTTTCCGGCAAGTGACCGTAAAAAAAACCGGGACCGATACGTTTGAGGTAAAAGGCCAGGCACAGGTATTCGAGGGTGTCGTCAGCTACGTCGTCGAGGACGGGCACAACGAGCTCGTGAAAGGCTCCATCCAAACCTCCGCCGGCGCTCCTGCCTGGGGCGACTTTACCCACACGCTTACGGTGAAGAAGGCCGATCCGAACACCACCCTGACGCTGATCCTGTTTGAAACGAGCGCAAAAGACGGCAGCCGGCGAAGCGAGCTGATCCTCCCGCTTCCGGAATAA
- the aspA gene encoding aspartate ammonia-lyase — protein MAEQTYRIEKDFLGEKEIPVHAYYGVQTMRATENFPITGYRLHSSLIIAMAMVKKAAALANMEVSRLNPKLGNAIVTAAEEIIEGKWHDQFIVDPIQGGAGTSINMNANEVIANRGLELMGEKKGDYFHLSPNTHVNMSQSTNDAFPTAIHIATLDLLEKLLVTMENMHDVFGQKAREFDDVIKMGRTHLQDAVPIRLGQEFEAYRRVLERDMKRIKQSRQHLYEVNMGATAVGTGLNADPRYITTVVQKLAEITGFPLTGAEHLVDATQNTDAYTEVSAALKVCMMNMSKMANDLRLMASGPRAGLGEISLPARQPGSSIMPGKVNPVMAEVINQVAFQVIGNDHTICLASEAGQLELNVMEPVLVFNLLQSISIMDNAFRVFTQHCLAGIEANRERMKEYVEKSVGVITAVNPHLGYETAARIAREAILTGKSVRELCLHYNVLTEEELDLILDPFEMTHPGIAGASLLDRD, from the coding sequence ATGGCAGAACAAACCTACCGAATTGAAAAAGACTTCCTCGGTGAAAAAGAAATTCCTGTCCATGCCTATTACGGCGTGCAAACGATGCGGGCGACGGAAAACTTCCCGATTACGGGTTACCGTCTGCACTCGTCCCTGATCATCGCGATGGCCATGGTTAAAAAAGCGGCAGCGCTTGCCAATATGGAGGTTTCGCGCCTCAACCCGAAATTGGGCAATGCCATCGTTACCGCCGCTGAGGAAATCATCGAAGGAAAATGGCATGATCAGTTCATCGTTGACCCGATCCAGGGGGGAGCGGGTACATCCATCAACATGAACGCCAATGAAGTCATTGCGAACCGTGGCTTGGAACTGATGGGCGAGAAAAAGGGAGACTACTTCCACCTCAGCCCGAACACGCATGTCAATATGTCCCAATCTACCAATGACGCGTTTCCGACCGCGATCCATATCGCTACGCTGGACCTGTTGGAAAAACTGCTCGTGACGATGGAGAACATGCACGATGTCTTCGGTCAAAAAGCAAGAGAGTTCGACGACGTGATCAAAATGGGCCGGACTCACTTGCAAGACGCGGTTCCGATCCGTCTGGGACAGGAGTTCGAAGCTTACCGTCGCGTGCTTGAGCGCGATATGAAGCGGATCAAGCAGTCCCGTCAGCACCTGTACGAGGTAAACATGGGGGCGACGGCAGTAGGCACCGGGCTGAACGCCGATCCTCGCTACATCACTACTGTCGTGCAAAAGCTGGCGGAGATCACGGGCTTCCCTCTGACAGGAGCGGAGCATCTCGTGGATGCAACGCAAAATACAGACGCGTACACGGAGGTTTCCGCCGCGCTGAAAGTTTGCATGATGAACATGTCCAAGATGGCAAACGACCTTCGCCTGATGGCTTCGGGTCCTCGTGCAGGCCTTGGTGAAATTTCCTTGCCGGCTCGCCAGCCAGGATCCTCCATCATGCCGGGGAAAGTCAATCCGGTTATGGCAGAGGTCATCAACCAAGTGGCGTTCCAGGTCATTGGCAACGATCACACGATTTGCCTGGCTTCCGAAGCCGGACAGCTGGAGCTGAACGTCATGGAGCCTGTGCTGGTCTTCAACCTGCTGCAATCGATCAGCATCATGGACAATGCGTTCCGTGTATTTACGCAGCACTGCCTGGCCGGTATCGAAGCCAACCGCGAACGGATGAAAGAATACGTGGAGAAAAGTGTAGGGGTCATCACGGCGGTAAACCCGCACCTGGGTTACGAAACAGCTGCGCGGATCGCCCGCGAAGCCATTTTGACCGGAAAATCCGTCCGCGAACTGTGCCTGCATTACAACGTGCTGACTGAAGAAGAACTGGATCTGATCCTCGATCCGTTCGAAATGACGCATCCGGGTATTGCCGGAGCGTCTCTGCTCGACCGAGACTAA
- a CDS encoding PTS sugar transporter — MKRIVIIGSSGGNLYNLGGKDPQKLLREIQLQAGSAGIEIAGVQFIAAEGSMDTAGGKTEAAVYSWKAEAGGIVVAFTGTLEECNQYVQSTDAELARQLTDGLVDGLISMSADPNGTNAQVVAAAVKKQIPIVGTGGTSMALISAKGANVLLTSGTTGTTNRTRAISFMTAFAKKWGLSYRPVIGEGKGTGTDTSAGSPWKRINIRGIMMSSLPGFIALALILALSKIPGLDMLSGVFDVLIKALPVVIAAIAAKQVSDMEEVSVVAGVLAGILSVDGGIIGGMIGGIGAGLLVNVLFRTCIEWKFPTTTVNIIAGGVSGLIAGLIVYYLLAPVALQAGEWVKVLIEGAVSYSPILAGLIAGLLIWPAIIGGVYHAAILPIVLLEMEKTGNSFLGAVDMVGLVMVSAGITLANMILPRDKSEATVAAPGFLINMGFGTFVEAAYPFMFSNKLVFAGAIASAGIAGMMVGVFDVRGTAYVPSVMAPLLSNSMLGFIAAMASGLICSLLITLIANQIAKKKAVQQADGKASA; from the coding sequence ATGAAACGGATCGTCATCATCGGAAGCAGTGGGGGAAATTTGTACAACCTGGGAGGAAAAGATCCGCAGAAGCTGCTCAGGGAGATACAGCTCCAGGCCGGATCGGCAGGGATCGAGATCGCAGGCGTTCAGTTTATTGCGGCGGAAGGCTCCATGGATACGGCAGGAGGGAAGACAGAAGCGGCCGTCTATTCCTGGAAGGCAGAAGCGGGCGGTATCGTGGTCGCGTTTACGGGCACGCTGGAGGAGTGCAACCAGTATGTGCAAAGCACGGACGCGGAACTGGCTCGGCAGCTGACAGACGGGCTGGTGGACGGCCTCATCAGCATGAGCGCCGATCCCAATGGTACCAATGCCCAAGTGGTGGCAGCGGCAGTGAAGAAACAAATTCCGATCGTGGGGACGGGTGGAACCTCGATGGCGCTCATCAGCGCAAAAGGGGCCAATGTGCTGCTGACGTCAGGAACGACGGGCACGACGAACCGCACTCGCGCCATCAGTTTTATGACGGCCTTTGCCAAGAAGTGGGGCCTTTCCTACCGGCCGGTAATCGGCGAGGGAAAGGGAACGGGAACGGATACGTCTGCGGGCAGCCCCTGGAAGAGGATCAACATCCGAGGGATCATGATGTCGTCGCTTCCCGGCTTTATCGCGCTGGCTCTGATCCTGGCCCTCAGCAAAATTCCCGGATTGGACATGCTCAGCGGCGTGTTCGACGTCTTGATCAAGGCCCTGCCGGTGGTCATTGCCGCCATCGCAGCAAAACAAGTGTCAGACATGGAGGAAGTATCGGTCGTGGCGGGTGTTTTGGCGGGGATCTTGTCCGTAGACGGCGGCATCATCGGCGGAATGATCGGCGGGATCGGAGCAGGCCTGCTTGTCAACGTGCTGTTTCGCACGTGTATTGAGTGGAAATTTCCGACCACGACCGTCAATATCATCGCCGGAGGGGTATCCGGTCTGATCGCGGGGCTGATCGTCTACTACCTGTTGGCTCCTGTCGCCCTGCAAGCCGGAGAATGGGTGAAAGTGCTGATCGAAGGAGCCGTCTCGTACAGTCCGATTTTGGCGGGCCTCATCGCCGGGCTGCTCATATGGCCCGCGATTATCGGCGGCGTCTATCACGCTGCCATCCTCCCCATCGTCCTGTTGGAAATGGAGAAAACGGGAAACAGCTTCCTTGGCGCCGTGGATATGGTTGGACTGGTCATGGTGTCGGCGGGCATTACGCTGGCGAATATGATCCTCCCGCGTGACAAGAGCGAGGCTACTGTCGCCGCTCCGGGCTTTCTCATCAATATGGGCTTCGGCACTTTCGTTGAGGCGGCCTATCCCTTTATGTTTTCCAACAAGCTGGTATTTGCGGGCGCGATCGCATCTGCAGGAATCGCGGGGATGATGGTAGGGGTATTTGACGTGCGAGGCACGGCTTACGTTCCCTCCGTTATGGCTCCGCTGCTGTCGAACAGCATGCTGGGCTTTATCGCCGCTATGGCCAGTGGCCTGATTTGCTCGCTACTCATCACGCTGATCGCCAATCAGATCGCCAAGAAAAAAGCCGTCCAGCAAGCGGACGGAAAAGCCAGCGCCTAA
- a CDS encoding CotS family spore coat protein has product MEQYLITPWDTRTGTEPAPVNWDLQVPPEVDAIAEQVMRQYDMKVSSRTLITSKPDKGGAIWKIETNKGPRSLKLLHRTPERSLFSVGLQDYVVRQGARVPALIPANDGKLFVEMGGKLWIVTDWIALTPATKVDLVGAQELCYGLGEFHRHTKGYLPPFGAKNSSRLYRWPNYYQKIAKKIGWMREMAKAYRDTAASPSILAVVDEYERQALEALERLKASAYPRMVAMGEPHWGLVHQDYGWSNGQNGPGGLWVIDLDGVSYDLPFRDLRKLITSTMDDMGVWDLTWMRGMIDAYHQANPLDAESYEVLLIDMAVPNEFYKHLKEMFFDPLTFLNTEAEGILQRVVATDRTKAQALAELAAERSKYKPGSYESAAVPAEVKRISSDSPWDQQSWGLQPQEKEDRKVPAAEESKKGRLKIKKKDADTGEKRSEQEKEKPAEVVSSPVVRLKPMKKKASVPAAKRKPRAGKVSQRKVIPLAPYLSEESRAARSGQAKKKPISGEAVSSPSSKPAVPAKKPAVKKRGAAAVKKAGGKVVPLSKRRAAAAKRVKGQAAQKAVKSIKRVGSTKGKTKKAAQPGKKHSFTKVPAPSKKLNRQAANKPRPKKGVKTRGVR; this is encoded by the coding sequence ATGGAACAGTATCTGATTACGCCATGGGACACCCGGACGGGGACGGAGCCGGCTCCCGTGAACTGGGATTTGCAGGTGCCTCCTGAGGTCGATGCGATAGCCGAACAGGTCATGCGCCAATACGACATGAAGGTGAGCTCTCGCACCCTGATCACTTCGAAGCCCGACAAAGGCGGAGCGATTTGGAAAATCGAGACGAACAAAGGGCCGCGCAGCCTAAAGCTCCTGCATCGCACCCCCGAGCGCAGTCTGTTCAGCGTGGGATTGCAAGATTACGTCGTTCGGCAAGGCGCAAGGGTCCCGGCTTTGATTCCCGCAAACGACGGCAAGCTGTTTGTGGAAATGGGAGGAAAGCTCTGGATCGTTACGGACTGGATCGCGCTGACCCCTGCGACAAAAGTAGATTTGGTAGGAGCTCAGGAGCTTTGTTACGGACTGGGAGAGTTTCACCGGCACACGAAAGGGTACTTGCCACCCTTTGGAGCGAAAAACTCTTCCCGCTTGTACCGCTGGCCGAATTACTACCAGAAGATCGCCAAAAAAATCGGCTGGATGAGAGAAATGGCCAAGGCGTACCGCGATACAGCCGCGAGTCCCTCGATTCTGGCGGTAGTCGACGAGTACGAGCGCCAGGCGCTGGAAGCTCTGGAACGGTTGAAAGCGTCGGCTTATCCGCGGATGGTTGCGATGGGGGAGCCGCACTGGGGACTGGTGCACCAAGACTACGGATGGTCGAACGGTCAGAACGGCCCCGGCGGTCTGTGGGTCATCGACCTCGATGGGGTTTCGTACGACTTGCCGTTTCGCGATCTAAGGAAGCTGATTACGAGCACGATGGACGATATGGGAGTGTGGGATCTGACGTGGATGCGCGGCATGATCGATGCGTATCACCAGGCAAACCCGCTGGATGCCGAATCCTATGAAGTGCTCCTGATCGACATGGCCGTGCCGAATGAGTTTTACAAGCATCTGAAAGAAATGTTCTTTGACCCGCTGACTTTTTTGAATACGGAAGCGGAAGGGATCCTGCAACGGGTCGTCGCAACCGATCGGACGAAAGCGCAGGCATTGGCGGAGCTGGCAGCGGAGCGTTCCAAATACAAGCCAGGAAGCTACGAAAGCGCTGCTGTACCTGCGGAAGTCAAGAGAATCTCGTCGGACAGCCCGTGGGATCAGCAAAGCTGGGGGCTCCAGCCACAGGAAAAGGAAGACAGGAAGGTTCCGGCTGCAGAGGAAAGCAAAAAGGGACGGCTCAAAATCAAGAAGAAAGACGCAGATACTGGCGAGAAGCGTTCCGAGCAGGAAAAGGAAAAGCCAGCCGAGGTCGTTTCGAGCCCGGTTGTTCGTCTCAAGCCTATGAAAAAGAAAGCGTCTGTACCTGCTGCGAAAAGAAAGCCGCGTGCGGGCAAGGTCAGCCAGAGGAAGGTCATCCCACTGGCGCCATACCTTTCGGAGGAAAGCAGAGCAGCTCGAAGCGGCCAGGCAAAGAAAAAGCCGATTTCCGGAGAGGCGGTCTCCTCCCCAAGCAGTAAGCCGGCAGTTCCAGCCAAAAAACCGGCTGTGAAGAAACGAGGCGCAGCTGCTGTCAAGAAAGCAGGGGGAAAGGTTGTACCGCTCAGCAAGCGTAGGGCTGCTGCTGCCAAACGGGTCAAAGGGCAGGCGGCGCAAAAGGCTGTCAAATCCATCAAGCGAGTCGGTTCAACCAAAGGCAAGACAAAGAAAGCGGCTCAGCCGGGGAAAAAGCATTCATTCACCAAAGTGCCTGCACCCAGTAAGAAGCTGAACAGGCAGGCTGCAAACAAACCGAGGCCCAAAAAAGGGGTAAAGACCAGAGGAGTGCGATGA
- a CDS encoding TIGR02206 family membrane protein: MNSPYLSYTLALEPFQLFSPSHLISLLLTVLLAFVLFICRRMLRKPSADVLARSLLAGVLALSELCFQLWHVWTNTWSIGEALPLQLCSVMLLLSMFMLLTGSYRLYEVTFFAGICGATQALLTPELFYPFPHFRFIHFFVAHAGIVLACLYMTWVRGYRPTFASVLKSMAVLNLLLLIALPVNHWTGANYLFVSRKPENPSLIDFLGPHPWYILSLEAVALVLFTLLYLPFRLRRRAAHPKRLDA; the protein is encoded by the coding sequence ATGAACTCTCCCTACCTGTCGTATACGCTGGCCCTAGAGCCTTTTCAACTGTTTTCGCCAAGCCATCTGATCAGCCTGCTTCTCACCGTGCTGCTCGCCTTCGTACTTTTCATCTGCCGCCGCATGCTGCGCAAGCCAAGCGCCGATGTCCTCGCCCGATCCCTGTTGGCCGGCGTGCTTGCGCTGTCCGAGCTTTGCTTCCAGCTTTGGCATGTCTGGACGAATACGTGGTCGATCGGGGAAGCTTTGCCGCTGCAGCTGTGCAGCGTCATGCTCCTCCTGTCGATGTTCATGCTGCTGACAGGCAGCTATCGCCTGTACGAAGTGACGTTCTTCGCCGGCATCTGCGGAGCGACCCAGGCCTTGCTCACGCCTGAGCTGTTTTACCCCTTCCCGCATTTTCGCTTCATTCACTTCTTTGTGGCGCACGCCGGCATTGTCCTGGCCTGCCTGTACATGACTTGGGTACGCGGCTACCGACCGACGTTCGCTTCCGTCTTAAAATCGATGGCCGTTCTCAATCTTTTGCTGCTGATTGCCTTGCCCGTCAACCATTGGACGGGGGCGAATTACCTGTTTGTTTCGCGAAAGCCCGAGAACCCCAGCCTGATCGATTTTTTGGGACCGCACCCGTGGTATATCCTTTCGCTGGAGGCCGTCGCACTCGTGCTGTTTACCTTGCTGTACTTGCCTTTTCGCCTCCGCAGGCGCGCCGCCCATCCGAAACGGCTGGATGCGTGA
- a CDS encoding DEAD/DEAH box helicase, translated as MDVQLTHRYIQQRCGHMSYERGKAYHRANKVTFTDYDPEGPRYEATIKGAASDRVTVVFADGAVQTDCTCPKLRSYDQDCQHVAAVLLAILDLQADGRTPAIPERFGTGREWSRNAHAPDAADLAYDRQLTAKMLGLFAHPERKAGKMRFDARTPLEIEYVCKLVSYGYQKYMFGIELRVGTKRRYIVKKIKEFLERVEQGKPYEFSSHFTYEPDLHCFLREDVAVLEQLIEIEANEKLYRESSHRSALHSRETDTRTLLVPPLMWEMLQRALEQVQAVSFEAGEKTYDGIASSDAPLPLSFSFDQGSPAHYQFAVDGLEKVTVLDSYRLAVAEGKLYELTPAMCRRLQQLKGMLASTGRRQLQIGQEQMEPFLAQVVPELKKIGSVAISPSVSQRMVRTQLSAKLYLDRIRDRLLAGLEFQYGDIVFNPLEDAALAKVTDLIVLRDGEKERQILELMEESAFTRTEAGYYLDDEEAQYDFLYHMVPQLEKLVRVYATSAVKVRLLTGFAPPKVRVDMDERTNWLEFQFDIDGIPEAEIRGLLRSLEEKRKYYRLPNGALLPLESEDFQNIHRLMGELGISGEEIEGRTLRIPVVRGLAMLDSDSKGKNVSFGKAFRHLLENMKHPDSLDFPVPGSLKSILRDYQVYGYQWLKTLAHYHFGGVLADDMGLGKTVQSIAFLLSVLPEIRERRQPALIVSPASLLYNWQSELKKFAPEVRTVIADGTKSERAKVWGEADQVDVIITSYPLLRRDETLYGSLSFHTLILDEAQAFKNHATQTAQAVKSIQAAHRFALTGTPVENGLEELWSIYDAVFPGLFPGRRAFNEMTREAVAKRVRPFLLRRVKADVLRELPDKIETLQPSALLPEQKKLYAAYLAKLRQETLKHLDEESFQKNRIKILAGLTRLRQLCCHPALFVEDYKGSSAKFEQVLDIVEECRSAGRRVLLFSQFTEMLGLIGRELGSAGVPFFYLDGSTPAAKRVELCQRFNEGEGNLFLLSLKAGGTGLNLTGADTVILYDLWWNPAVEEQATDRAHRIGQKNVVQVIRLVAEGTVEEKMYELQQRKKNLIQEVIQPGSEALSSLTEQEIRELLMIG; from the coding sequence ATGGACGTTCAGTTGACACACCGCTATATTCAGCAGCGATGCGGGCATATGTCGTATGAGCGCGGGAAGGCATACCATCGCGCAAATAAAGTGACGTTTACGGATTACGATCCGGAAGGTCCGCGCTACGAAGCGACGATCAAGGGAGCGGCGAGCGATCGGGTGACCGTTGTATTTGCGGATGGCGCTGTCCAGACGGATTGCACCTGCCCCAAGCTGCGCTCCTACGATCAGGACTGCCAGCACGTAGCGGCTGTTCTGCTGGCTATCCTGGATCTGCAGGCGGACGGCAGAACACCGGCCATCCCCGAGCGGTTCGGCACAGGACGGGAGTGGAGCCGCAACGCACATGCTCCAGACGCAGCCGATCTTGCCTACGACAGGCAGCTGACCGCAAAAATGCTCGGTCTGTTTGCCCATCCGGAACGAAAAGCCGGCAAGATGCGATTTGACGCACGGACCCCTCTGGAGATCGAGTACGTGTGCAAGCTCGTTTCGTACGGCTACCAAAAATACATGTTCGGTATCGAGCTGCGAGTCGGAACCAAGCGGCGATACATTGTGAAAAAAATAAAAGAGTTTTTGGAGCGGGTCGAGCAAGGCAAGCCCTACGAGTTTTCCAGCCATTTCACCTACGAGCCCGATTTGCACTGCTTTTTGCGGGAGGACGTGGCTGTCCTCGAACAGCTGATCGAGATCGAGGCAAATGAAAAGCTGTATCGCGAGTCGTCGCACCGCTCCGCGCTCCACAGCCGCGAGACGGATACGCGGACACTGCTCGTTCCGCCTCTGATGTGGGAAATGCTGCAGCGGGCGCTAGAACAGGTCCAGGCCGTTTCGTTTGAGGCGGGCGAGAAGACGTATGATGGGATCGCGTCGTCTGATGCACCGCTGCCGTTGTCTTTTTCATTTGACCAGGGATCGCCCGCCCATTATCAGTTCGCAGTAGATGGTTTGGAAAAGGTGACAGTCCTGGATTCGTATCGTTTGGCTGTCGCAGAGGGCAAGCTCTATGAGCTGACGCCAGCCATGTGCCGCCGCCTCCAGCAGTTGAAAGGGATGCTGGCTTCTACCGGAAGGCGGCAGCTGCAAATTGGACAGGAGCAAATGGAGCCTTTTCTCGCCCAAGTCGTCCCGGAGCTGAAAAAAATCGGGAGCGTTGCGATCTCTCCCTCCGTATCGCAGAGGATGGTGCGGACGCAGCTGTCGGCCAAGCTTTACCTGGACCGGATCCGGGACCGGCTCCTGGCGGGGTTGGAATTTCAGTACGGGGATATCGTGTTCAATCCGCTGGAGGATGCCGCACTCGCAAAAGTGACCGATCTGATCGTGCTCCGAGACGGAGAGAAGGAACGCCAAATCCTGGAGTTGATGGAGGAAAGCGCCTTTACCCGTACCGAGGCCGGGTACTATCTGGATGATGAAGAAGCTCAGTACGATTTCTTGTACCACATGGTTCCCCAGCTGGAAAAGCTGGTCAGGGTGTACGCCACCTCCGCAGTCAAAGTGAGGCTGCTCACGGGCTTTGCACCTCCAAAAGTGAGAGTGGATATGGACGAGCGGACCAACTGGCTCGAGTTCCAATTTGACATCGATGGAATACCGGAAGCGGAGATTCGCGGGCTATTGCGTTCGCTGGAAGAGAAGAGGAAGTATTATCGCCTGCCCAACGGAGCGCTGCTGCCTCTTGAGAGCGAAGACTTTCAAAACATTCACCGCCTGATGGGCGAGCTGGGGATCAGCGGCGAAGAGATCGAGGGACGGACCCTCCGGATTCCGGTCGTGCGCGGATTGGCCATGCTGGACTCGGACAGCAAGGGGAAGAATGTCTCGTTTGGCAAAGCGTTCCGACATCTGCTGGAGAACATGAAGCATCCGGACAGTCTGGACTTCCCGGTCCCAGGCAGTCTGAAGAGCATTTTGCGGGACTATCAGGTGTACGGATATCAGTGGTTGAAGACGCTTGCCCATTATCACTTCGGCGGCGTTCTGGCAGACGATATGGGACTCGGCAAAACGGTGCAAAGCATTGCGTTTCTCTTGTCGGTCCTACCGGAGATCCGGGAGCGCAGGCAGCCGGCCCTCATCGTCTCGCCTGCTTCGCTCTTGTACAACTGGCAGAGCGAGCTGAAAAAATTCGCGCCAGAAGTGCGCACCGTGATCGCGGACGGCACGAAAAGCGAGAGGGCGAAGGTGTGGGGAGAAGCCGATCAAGTCGACGTCATCATCACCTCGTATCCGCTCTTGCGCCGGGATGAAACGCTGTATGGAAGCCTCTCGTTTCATACGCTCATCCTGGATGAGGCCCAAGCGTTCAAAAATCACGCCACTCAGACGGCGCAGGCGGTCAAGAGCATTCAGGCTGCTCATCGCTTCGCACTGACAGGGACACCCGTGGAAAACGGGCTGGAAGAGCTGTGGTCGATTTATGACGCCGTCTTTCCAGGACTGTTCCCGGGAAGGAGAGCCTTCAACGAAATGACCCGGGAAGCGGTGGCAAAGCGCGTCCGTCCGTTTTTGCTCCGCAGAGTCAAGGCGGATGTCCTGCGCGAGCTGCCGGACAAGATCGAGACGCTGCAGCCTTCCGCTCTGTTGCCGGAGCAGAAAAAGCTGTACGCCGCCTATCTGGCCAAGCTGCGCCAGGAGACGCTGAAGCATCTGGACGAAGAGAGTTTCCAGAAAAACCGGATCAAAATCTTGGCCGGATTGACCAGGCTGCGGCAGCTGTGCTGCCATCCCGCCTTGTTCGTCGAAGACTACAAGGGCAGCTCTGCCAAGTTCGAGCAAGTGCTGGATATCGTAGAGGAATGCCGCAGCGCAGGCAGAAGGGTGCTGCTGTTTTCCCAATTCACCGAGATGCTCGGTCTGATTGGACGAGAGCTGGGCAGTGCGGGTGTTCCGTTCTTCTATTTGGACGGGAGCACGCCCGCAGCGAAGCGCGTGGAGCTCTGCCAGCGCTTTAATGAAGGGGAGGGGAACCTGTTCCTGCTGTCGCTCAAGGCAGGAGGTACCGGTTTGAATTTGACCGGGGCCGACACGGTGATCCTTTACGACTTGTGGTGGAATCCGGCGGTGGAGGAGCAAGCTACGGATCGGGCACACCGGATCGGCCAAAAAAATGTCGTGCAAGTCATCCGACTCGTCGCAGAAGGAACCGTGGAAGAAAAAATGTACGAGCTTCAGCAGCGAAAGAAAAATCTCATTCAGGAAGTCATCCAGCCCGGCAGCGAGGCGCTGTCCAGCTTGACGGAGCAGGAAATCCGGGAGCTCTTGATGATTGGCTGA
- the pdaA gene encoding delta-lactam-biosynthetic de-N-acetylase: MCLLLLLLSPIHAALAYQDQPYHFGFKKSKNGQLPSINEEGFKHVVDRHGAVFLGDTTKKELYLTFDNGYENGYTSSILDTLLARKVPAIFFVTGHYVKDQPELLKRMATEGHLIGNHSWSHPDMTTISNEKVKEELAKVKEAVAQVTGQKEMRYLRPPRGIFSDRTLGVTKELGYTNVFWSVAYRDWDTKVQRGWKYAYDNVMAQLHPGAVILLHSVSKDNADALGAIIDAARKQGYEFKALDQLPPR, from the coding sequence ATGTGCCTATTGCTGTTGTTGCTCTCCCCGATCCACGCTGCTCTCGCCTATCAGGACCAGCCGTATCACTTCGGATTCAAAAAAAGCAAAAACGGTCAGCTCCCTTCCATTAATGAAGAAGGATTTAAGCATGTCGTCGATCGCCACGGAGCCGTTTTTCTCGGAGACACAACGAAAAAAGAACTGTATCTGACGTTCGACAACGGATATGAGAACGGCTATACCTCCTCGATTCTCGATACGCTGCTCGCGCGAAAGGTGCCTGCCATTTTCTTTGTTACCGGCCATTATGTAAAAGACCAGCCCGAGCTGCTGAAGCGTATGGCGACAGAAGGACACCTCATCGGGAACCACTCCTGGAGCCATCCGGACATGACCACGATCTCAAACGAAAAAGTCAAGGAAGAGCTGGCGAAGGTAAAAGAAGCCGTGGCGCAGGTGACCGGGCAAAAGGAAATGCGGTATTTGCGCCCTCCCCGGGGAATCTTTAGCGACCGGACGCTGGGCGTCACGAAAGAGCTGGGCTATACCAACGTCTTTTGGTCAGTGGCCTACCGCGATTGGGACACCAAGGTGCAACGCGGATGGAAATACGCCTACGACAATGTGATGGCACAACTGCATCCAGGGGCGGTCATCCTGCTCCATTCCGTCTCCAAGGACAACGCCGATGCCCTTGGCGCTATCATCGACGCAGCCAGGAAGCAAGGGTACGAATTCAAGGCGCTGGATCAACTGCCGCCCCGCTGA